One Trueperaceae bacterium DNA segment encodes these proteins:
- a CDS encoding class II aldolase/adducin family protein translates to MEGANELIELGRELARLGFTWASSGNLSMRTGEGFTMTASGSRLPRLGENDLVTVDANGEPIAGAADARPSKEAGMHLAVYRRVAEANCVIHLSPPFTTFLACSQLALPAHAFPEGMMHLRDAVRVPYRHAGSDELAQEVGQHCTGSQVLILENHGALVWAATSEEALLKLEVLEFGARLAVLGSATGSGLKLLGNEVVDEFVSSGYRR, encoded by the coding sequence ATGGAAGGCGCGAACGAACTCATCGAGCTGGGACGTGAGCTGGCGCGACTCGGTTTCACGTGGGCGTCGAGTGGCAACCTGAGCATGCGAACCGGTGAAGGCTTCACGATGACGGCTTCCGGCTCCAGGCTGCCGCGACTCGGCGAGAACGACCTCGTTACGGTCGACGCCAATGGGGAACCGATCGCAGGTGCTGCTGACGCCAGGCCCTCCAAGGAGGCGGGGATGCACCTGGCCGTTTACCGGCGGGTAGCTGAAGCCAACTGCGTCATCCACCTCTCGCCACCGTTCACGACCTTCCTCGCGTGCTCCCAGCTGGCGCTTCCCGCCCACGCTTTTCCAGAGGGGATGATGCATCTGCGCGATGCGGTGAGGGTGCCTTACCGGCACGCGGGCAGTGACGAGCTGGCGCAGGAGGTTGGGCAGCACTGCACAGGATCGCAGGTGCTCATCCTCGAAAACCACGGCGCCCTGGTGTGGGCGGCCACTAGTGAAGAGGCTCTGCTCAAGCTGGAGGTGCTCGAGTTCGGCGCTCGGCTGGCGGTGCTGGGGAGCGCGACCGGCTCCGGCCTGAAGCTGCTTGGCAACGAGGTGGTCGATGAGTTCGTCTCCTCCGGGTACCGACGGTAG
- a CDS encoding FGGY family carbohydrate kinase, with product MFLGIDVGTTNVKAGVLSEVGRLLSVAREPTPTLRPQARWAEHPADELWACVVRVCRRAMAGLAEAGDARERGTRSAGGGPAEAGRLGTVRLEAVGIAGMAEAGLLIDAHSEPLTPLLAWFDGRGEHEAKAWLEPEVARRTWLETGVLPSTKVPLIKLQWLARHRPAALESAWKWLHAPDFVAYRLTGEAATSPSLACRTMAFSLLERKWSAELLSRAGIDASIMPFVVDETSAVGRISALAASQLGLPEGIPVVIAGHDHACGAAGAGVDSPSNVLDSLGTAETLLRPLEHLGAHDSVITEAARGSRAAEQSRSTGQRSEGYNYGCRVSGGYYEMAGLSSSGGTFAWWASKLRAGRSSVEATPRPESDGPSGQDLQEVVAAGAHLASLVTDRPSGLLALPYLDGSGPPQKDPVARGALLGLHRGHNKADLLLAVIEGLACESRRMLEGMAALPEEVTAIGGGTGNEIWLQTKADVMNLPIRVPATSESVLVGAGTAAAIATGHFSGFDDVGREEGRVVLPHPERSLDYDDWFRRVYRPAVEAYRELDALVRSGSGVGA from the coding sequence ATGTTCCTGGGGATAGACGTCGGCACAACGAACGTGAAGGCGGGAGTGCTGAGCGAGGTCGGCCGCCTGCTGTCCGTGGCCCGGGAGCCGACACCCACTCTCCGGCCTCAGGCCCGTTGGGCGGAACATCCGGCGGATGAACTGTGGGCTTGCGTGGTCAGGGTCTGCCGCCGGGCGATGGCGGGATTAGCTGAAGCGGGCGATGCCCGAGAGAGAGGAACCCGATCGGCAGGAGGAGGCCCGGCCGAAGCGGGCCGGCTCGGAACAGTTCGCCTCGAGGCGGTCGGCATAGCCGGGATGGCCGAGGCGGGGCTACTGATCGACGCTCACAGCGAGCCCCTCACACCGCTGCTCGCCTGGTTCGACGGGCGCGGCGAGCACGAGGCTAAGGCCTGGTTGGAGCCGGAAGTGGCGAGGCGGACTTGGCTCGAGACGGGGGTGCTGCCGAGCACCAAGGTTCCGCTGATCAAGTTGCAGTGGCTGGCGCGGCACCGGCCCGCTGCGCTAGAGAGCGCCTGGAAGTGGCTGCACGCTCCCGACTTCGTTGCTTATCGGCTTACCGGCGAGGCCGCCACCTCGCCGTCGCTCGCCTGCCGGACGATGGCGTTCTCTCTGCTGGAGCGGAAGTGGTCGGCGGAGCTGCTCTCTCGCGCCGGGATCGACGCCTCGATCATGCCGTTCGTTGTCGACGAAACGAGCGCCGTGGGCAGGATCAGCGCATTGGCCGCTTCGCAGTTGGGTCTTCCCGAAGGCATCCCGGTCGTCATCGCCGGGCACGACCACGCTTGCGGAGCGGCCGGGGCCGGCGTCGACTCACCGTCCAACGTCCTCGATTCGCTCGGCACCGCCGAGACCCTGCTAAGGCCGCTGGAGCATCTGGGCGCCCACGACTCGGTGATTACGGAAGCGGCGCGCGGCTCCCGAGCAGCCGAACAGAGCCGCTCAACTGGGCAGCGCAGCGAAGGCTACAACTACGGTTGCCGGGTGAGCGGAGGCTACTACGAGATGGCCGGACTCAGTTCATCGGGCGGAACGTTCGCCTGGTGGGCGAGCAAGCTGAGGGCCGGACGGTCCTCGGTCGAAGCCACCCCGCGGCCAGAGTCTGACGGACCGTCCGGCCAAGACCTCCAGGAAGTCGTCGCTGCGGGGGCACACTTGGCGTCCCTCGTGACCGATCGTCCCAGCGGACTCCTGGCGCTCCCCTATCTGGACGGCAGCGGCCCACCCCAGAAGGATCCCGTTGCCCGCGGCGCGCTTTTGGGTCTTCACCGGGGCCACAACAAGGCCGACCTGCTGCTGGCCGTTATCGAGGGTCTCGCCTGCGAATCCCGGCGAATGCTCGAGGGCATGGCGGCCCTGCCGGAAGAGGTGACGGCCATCGGCGGAGGAACCGGCAACGAGATCTGGTTGCAGACGAAGGCCGATGTGATGAACCTGCCCATCCGTGTTCCGGCTACATCTGAGTCGGTACTGGTGGGCGCAGGGACGGCCGCTGCCATCGCCACGGGCCACTTCTCAGGCTTCGACGATGTGGGCCGAGAAGAGGGGCGGGTGGTTCTGCCGCACCCCGAACGGAGCCTCGACTACGACGACTGGTTCCGGCGGGTGTACCGGCCTGCCGTGGAGGCCTATCGGGAGTTGGACGCTCTGGTCCGAAGCGGGAGCGGGGTCGGGGCGTGA
- a CDS encoding aspartate/glutamate racemase family protein — protein sequence MQRMAIVHTNLALITPLGELSKEMLPEVEIVHIVDDDLLRYARRVGVDNHLTRRMCTYFEQAHDAGVDLILSACSSVGDTVDIARQLVPTPILKIDEPMARQAVEKGGTVAVLATVESTLHPTCRLLERTAREAGKEIEVLRFLNDGALDYLVAGDVEKHDEMVTRIAEEAARQADVLLFAQGSMARLAPTLEDRLGKPVLSSPRVAMEEAQRMLASASGPRRQTALTRQS from the coding sequence ATGCAGCGAATGGCAATAGTGCACACCAACCTCGCCCTGATCACACCGCTCGGGGAGTTGAGCAAGGAGATGCTGCCCGAGGTGGAGATCGTCCATATCGTCGACGACGACCTGCTCCGCTACGCCCGCCGCGTAGGAGTCGACAACCATCTGACGAGGCGCATGTGCACCTACTTCGAACAGGCCCACGACGCCGGCGTCGATCTCATACTGAGCGCCTGCTCGTCGGTGGGCGACACCGTCGACATCGCCCGGCAGCTGGTGCCTACTCCGATACTCAAGATCGATGAACCGATGGCACGCCAGGCGGTCGAGAAGGGCGGCACGGTCGCGGTGCTGGCGACGGTCGAGAGCACCCTTCATCCCACCTGCCGTCTGCTCGAGCGGACCGCCCGAGAAGCCGGCAAGGAGATCGAGGTGCTGCGCTTCCTCAACGACGGCGCCCTCGACTACCTAGTGGCCGGTGACGTTGAGAAGCACGATGAGATGGTGACCCGCATCGCCGAAGAGGCCGCCCGGCAGGCAGACGTGCTGCTGTTCGCTCAAGGATCGATGGCCCGCCTGGCGCCTACGTTGGAAGATCGGCTTGGAAAGCCGGTCCTGTCCAGCCCGCGAGTCGCGATGGAGGAGGCCCAGCGGATGCTGGCCAGCGCGTCGGGGCCTCGACGCCAAACCGCGCTCACGCGTCAGTCCTGA
- a CDS encoding class II fructose-bisphosphate aldolase, with translation MIATLRDVLAEADREGSAVGAFTVVTREDIQGTLAAAEELGRSVILQASPKQLEAAGLDELAQEMVRAAERSTVPVVVQLDHGDSFEIACRCLRRGFSSVLIDGSLLPFDENIELTSRVVAVAHALGSSVEGELGHIGGTEDDVTTESSDLTTVDEAVNFVEATGIDALAVAIGNAHGTYRTTPRLELGRAAEIYQAVPVPLVLHGGSSLAEETIREAIKAGFRKINIGTELKTAHTDALRQFLAANPEQFDPRAYLPIVRGAVRRLAARKMMLFSSPGVAAS, from the coding sequence GTGATCGCGACACTACGAGACGTTCTGGCAGAGGCCGACCGGGAGGGCAGCGCGGTAGGCGCCTTCACCGTCGTCACCCGCGAGGACATACAGGGAACCCTGGCTGCGGCCGAGGAACTAGGCCGCTCGGTGATCCTGCAGGCCAGCCCGAAGCAGCTCGAAGCGGCTGGGCTGGACGAGCTGGCCCAGGAGATGGTTCGAGCCGCCGAACGCTCGACCGTACCCGTGGTGGTTCAGCTCGACCACGGCGACAGCTTCGAGATAGCCTGCCGGTGCCTGCGGCGAGGTTTCAGCTCGGTGCTGATCGACGGTTCACTGCTCCCGTTCGACGAGAACATCGAGCTCACTAGCAGAGTCGTCGCTGTCGCTCACGCTCTGGGCAGTTCGGTCGAGGGGGAACTGGGGCACATCGGCGGGACCGAAGACGACGTTACGACCGAATCGTCGGATCTGACCACGGTGGACGAGGCCGTAAACTTCGTGGAAGCGACCGGAATCGACGCACTGGCGGTGGCGATCGGCAACGCTCACGGTACGTACAGGACGACTCCAAGGCTGGAACTGGGACGGGCCGCGGAGATCTACCAGGCCGTTCCCGTGCCTCTGGTCCTACACGGCGGATCGTCGCTGGCCGAGGAAACGATACGCGAGGCGATCAAAGCCGGCTTCCGCAAGATCAACATCGGCACCGAGCTCAAGACGGCGCACACGGATGCCCTCCGCCAGTTCCTGGCCGCCAACCCCGAGCAGTTCGACCCGCGAGCCTACCTGCCGATCGTGCGTGGGGCCGTGCGGCGACTGGCGGCACGGAAGATGATGCTTTTCTCCAGCCCAGGAGTCGCGGCATCCTGA
- a CDS encoding carbohydrate ABC transporter permease gives MNAKTTRSLLLHAVLLGYVVIIVFPILWTLGTSFKDNAAVFQLPPIWFPEPDLSSYVRVLQNSSFVGNIVNSLVVSTWVTLVCVALGVPAAYGFSRLPQRGSNVIFNVIIGSRLVPPVSFIIPFLIIFSQLKLLDTRTGLVIANVFFSLPFAIWVLRGFFDSIPKELMEASKVDGCDNPRTFWLVALPLARPGIVAAAILSFLFSWNEFMFALTLTRTEAKTLPVGLTDFFRDDIIVWNQLAAATVIAVIPAVLFVFVFQRHLIRGMLSGSVKG, from the coding sequence GTGAACGCCAAGACGACTCGCTCTCTGCTGCTGCACGCGGTGCTCCTCGGTTACGTCGTGATAATCGTCTTCCCGATCCTCTGGACTCTGGGCACCTCGTTCAAGGACAATGCCGCCGTTTTCCAGCTGCCGCCGATCTGGTTCCCGGAGCCCGATCTGAGCAGCTACGTCCGTGTGCTGCAGAACAGCTCCTTCGTGGGCAACATCGTCAACAGCCTGGTGGTGTCGACCTGGGTCACGCTCGTCTGCGTGGCGCTGGGCGTCCCCGCCGCCTACGGTTTCAGCCGGCTCCCGCAACGAGGCTCGAACGTCATCTTCAACGTGATCATAGGGAGTCGCCTGGTCCCACCGGTCTCGTTCATCATCCCGTTCCTGATCATCTTCAGCCAGTTGAAGCTCCTCGACACCAGGACCGGCCTGGTCATCGCTAACGTCTTCTTCTCGTTGCCATTCGCGATCTGGGTGCTTAGAGGGTTCTTCGATTCCATCCCGAAGGAGCTGATGGAGGCGTCCAAGGTCGATGGCTGCGACAACCCGCGCACCTTCTGGCTGGTGGCGCTGCCTCTGGCCCGGCCCGGCATCGTTGCGGCGGCGATCCTCTCCTTCCTGTTCTCATGGAACGAGTTCATGTTCGCGCTCACCCTCACACGCACCGAGGCCAAGACTCTTCCCGTGGGCCTTACCGACTTCTTCCGGGACGACATCATCGTGTGGAACCAGCTGGCGGCCGCTACCGTGATCGCGGTGATACCGGCGGTGCTGTTCGTCTTCGTCTTCCAACGCCATCTCATCCGCGGCATGCTTTCGGGCTCGGTCAAGGGATGA
- a CDS encoding sugar ABC transporter permease — protein sequence MSVDMNAAREMGGPARKGPLASLARFVDNRFGQLVTLPSLLVIMLVVGFPTLYLIYTSFFNRDLLRQRFGFVGLHHYSEALTSSAFWGYLGTTTIYSASSVVFGVGLSLLIAIVLDNVRSGKWFYLPVILIPWMIPPVATAIMWKWMIHDIYGILNVVLVNIGILQGPYHWLGDPVAAMAVLVSADVWYRSPFSILILYAGLQRIPSEIYDAAKIDGAGPLAYFRHITIPSIRPELLIVLVVSTMFVFREFGLPYVLTGGGPGEATEVLALAIYRRGNLLLRQGYASALSVIMLLITIGFVAIYFRLLSREEQS from the coding sequence ATGTCCGTCGACATGAATGCTGCCCGTGAGATGGGCGGTCCAGCCAGAAAAGGCCCGCTCGCCTCCCTCGCCCGGTTCGTGGACAACCGATTCGGCCAGCTGGTCACGCTGCCCAGTCTGTTGGTGATAATGCTGGTGGTCGGGTTCCCGACCCTGTATCTGATATACACAAGCTTCTTCAACCGTGATCTGCTGCGGCAACGGTTCGGGTTCGTGGGTCTGCACCACTACAGCGAGGCTCTCACCAGCAGCGCCTTCTGGGGATATCTCGGTACGACAACGATCTACTCCGCTTCCTCGGTTGTCTTCGGCGTGGGCCTGTCGCTGCTCATCGCGATAGTCCTGGACAACGTCAGGAGCGGGAAGTGGTTCTATCTGCCCGTCATCCTGATCCCGTGGATGATTCCGCCGGTCGCTACAGCGATCATGTGGAAGTGGATGATCCACGATATCTATGGCATCCTCAATGTCGTCCTCGTCAATATCGGAATCTTGCAGGGCCCATATCACTGGCTGGGCGATCCCGTAGCCGCCATGGCAGTTCTGGTAAGCGCCGACGTCTGGTACCGATCGCCATTCTCTATCCTCATCCTCTACGCGGGACTGCAGCGCATCCCTAGCGAGATCTACGACGCGGCCAAGATCGATGGAGCGGGTCCCCTCGCCTACTTCCGGCACATCACCATCCCCTCGATACGGCCCGAGCTGCTGATCGTTCTGGTGGTGAGCACCATGTTCGTCTTCCGTGAATTCGGCCTGCCGTACGTCCTGACTGGGGGTGGCCCCGGTGAGGCCACCGAGGTTCTGGCACTGGCGATCTACCGGCGAGGCAACCTGTTGCTGCGCCAGGGGTATGCGTCGGCGCTCAGCGTCATCATGCTGCTGATCACCATCGGTTTCGTAGCCATCTACTTCAGGCTGTTGAGCCGCGAAGAACAGAGTTAG
- a CDS encoding extracellular solute-binding protein — protein MNIRRIRAIIAGLVLVCAGSALAQPEWAKGVDRLVWGNAGSIDGDPAILETILEFEAWTGIDVEIVPVPDLSQTTEWARTLALGEGTYDVIDVLVGLGNPEWARNGWIVPLDDVVPEGLRQDWLPSAVEAGTYDGELYWMPHYGQTLMLGYRSDLLEEAGFDGPPQTWDELLEVAQALTIDENGDGNPETFGFAFPTLGDYGLWTFKSFLKGGGGQMWNEDGTPAFLGEEGLQALEFLDGLMESGSVPEGVTEYTAGDAGEVLSGGQAAMALLSTGGVIDATRQSTPYGQYLEVAPLPTIRPASEMDNEFVYNASYNGVVVNADSPNIEAAKQLALFMGTYASSWNEGAVEGNIPVVRSTYESPYLQKHFSYADAILEQFNRANSDIHQGYAAYLEPVNQALQNVLNGQMEPQEALDWLDDRLQELEVY, from the coding sequence ATGAACATCCGCAGGATCAGAGCAATAATCGCCGGGCTGGTACTGGTTTGTGCCGGCTCTGCCCTGGCGCAACCCGAGTGGGCCAAGGGCGTTGACCGACTCGTTTGGGGCAATGCCGGTAGCATCGACGGCGACCCCGCCATCCTCGAAACGATCCTCGAGTTCGAGGCGTGGACGGGAATCGACGTGGAGATCGTCCCGGTCCCCGACCTCAGCCAAACCACCGAATGGGCCCGTACCCTCGCCTTGGGCGAGGGCACTTACGACGTGATCGATGTCCTGGTGGGCCTGGGCAACCCCGAGTGGGCCCGGAACGGTTGGATCGTCCCACTCGACGACGTCGTGCCCGAGGGACTCCGCCAGGACTGGCTGCCCAGCGCGGTCGAGGCCGGGACCTACGATGGGGAACTCTACTGGATGCCGCACTACGGGCAAACGCTCATGCTCGGCTACCGCAGTGACCTCCTGGAGGAGGCCGGCTTCGACGGCCCCCCGCAGACCTGGGACGAACTGCTCGAGGTTGCCCAGGCGCTCACGATAGACGAGAACGGTGACGGCAACCCGGAAACCTTCGGTTTCGCCTTCCCGACCCTCGGCGACTACGGCTTGTGGACGTTCAAGAGCTTCCTCAAGGGCGGCGGTGGCCAGATGTGGAACGAGGACGGCACTCCAGCCTTCCTGGGCGAGGAGGGCCTCCAGGCTCTCGAGTTCCTCGATGGCTTGATGGAGAGCGGTTCCGTGCCTGAGGGCGTCACCGAGTACACGGCCGGCGATGCCGGCGAGGTTCTGAGTGGTGGTCAGGCCGCGATGGCGCTTCTGAGCACCGGCGGCGTCATCGACGCTACCCGCCAGTCCACTCCCTACGGTCAGTATCTGGAGGTCGCTCCTCTGCCCACGATCAGGCCGGCCAGCGAGATGGACAACGAGTTCGTTTACAACGCCTCCTACAACGGCGTCGTCGTCAACGCCGACTCGCCCAACATCGAAGCTGCCAAGCAACTCGCCCTGTTCATGGGGACCTACGCCTCGAGCTGGAACGAGGGCGCTGTGGAAGGCAACATCCCTGTCGTGCGCTCCACCTACGAGAGTCCCTACCTTCAGAAGCACTTCAGCTACGCCGACGCGATACTGGAGCAGTTCAATAGGGCCAACAGCGACATCCATCAGGGCTACGCCGCCTACCTGGAGCCCGTCAACCAGGCCCTCCAGAACGTTCTGAACGGGCAGATGGAACCGCAGGAGGCGCTCGACTGGCTCGACGACCGACTCCAAGAGCTGGAAGTCTACTGA
- a CDS encoding GntR family transcriptional regulator, giving the protein MSIRENEGSGSAIFEPVTPTTIKSQVAHSIRRAILTGRLRPGDHISEASIAEQMGVSRAPIREALNQLKEQGLVVMRPHRGAFIRELRPDDVYDLIRLRAELEGYLGERLIDQGVSDELLESLRGHMAAMEEAAARDDFLGVVEHDEAFHQAMLRASNDGALIEVMQGIGFRIRTYMVVTKLIARNLDEAARDHQRIIDVLERGDRENVRSVMALHVTHYIDTLAPVNETVGAVDDD; this is encoded by the coding sequence ATGAGTATCAGAGAAAACGAGGGCAGCGGGTCGGCGATCTTCGAGCCCGTCACGCCCACGACGATTAAGTCGCAGGTCGCGCACTCGATCAGACGGGCCATTCTCACTGGCCGGCTGCGTCCGGGTGATCACATCTCCGAGGCCTCGATAGCAGAGCAGATGGGTGTGAGCCGTGCGCCGATACGAGAGGCGCTCAACCAACTCAAGGAACAGGGTCTAGTCGTGATGCGACCCCACCGCGGCGCGTTCATCCGCGAACTGAGGCCCGACGACGTCTACGATCTGATTCGTTTGAGGGCAGAACTGGAAGGCTACCTGGGCGAGCGGCTCATAGACCAAGGGGTCAGTGACGAACTGCTCGAAAGCCTTCGCGGTCACATGGCTGCGATGGAAGAGGCGGCGGCGCGCGACGACTTCCTGGGCGTGGTAGAGCACGACGAGGCCTTTCACCAGGCCATGCTCCGCGCTTCAAACGACGGCGCCCTGATCGAGGTGATGCAGGGCATCGGCTTCCGGATCCGCACCTACATGGTCGTCACCAAGCTCATCGCCCGCAACCTCGACGAGGCCGCCCGCGACCATCAGAGGATCATCGACGTCCTGGAGCGCGGCGATCGCGAGAACGTGCGTTCCGTCATGGCGTTGCACGTCACCCACTACATCGACACCCTGGCTCCCGTGAACGAGACCGTCGGAGCCGTGGACGATGACTGA